Proteins from a genomic interval of Nicotiana tomentosiformis chloroplast, complete genome:
- the petA gene encoding cytochrome f (component of cytochrome b6/f complex), which yields MQTRNAFSWLKKQITRSISVSLMIYILTRTSISSAYPIFAQQGYENPREATGRIVCANCHLANKPVEIEVPQAVLPDTVFEAVVRIPYDMQLKQVLANGKRGGLNVGAVLILPEGFELAPPDRISPEMKEKIGNLSFQSYRPNKKNILVIGPVPGQKYSEITFPILSPDPATKKDVRFLKYPIYVGGNRGRGQIYPDGSKSNNTVYNATAAGIVSKIIRKEKGGYEITIADASDGRQVVDIIPPGPELLVSEGESIKFDQPLTSNPNVGGFGQGDAEIVFQDPLRAQGLLFFLASVILAQIFLVLKKKQFEKVQLAEMNF from the coding sequence ATGCAAACTAGAAATGCTTTTTCTTGGCTAAAGAAACAGATTACTCGATCTATTTCCGTATCGCTCATGATATATATCTTAACTCGGACATCCATTTCAAGTGCATATCCCATTTTTGCACAGCAGGGTTATGAAAATCCACGAGAAGCGACTGGGCGTATTGTATGTGCCAATTGCCATTTAGCTAATAAGCCCGTGGAGATTGAGGTTCCACAAGCGGTACTTCCTGATACTGTATTTGAAGCAGTTGTTCGAATTCCTTATGATATGCAACTGAAACAGGTTCTTGCTAATGGTAAAAGGGGGGGGTTGAACGTGGGGGCTGTTCTTATTTTACCGGAGGGGTTTGAATTAGCTCCTCCCGATCGTATTTCTCCCGAGATGAAAGAAAAGATTGGCAATTTGTCTTTTCAGAGCTATCGCCCCAATAAAAAAAATATTCTTGTGATAGGCCCTGTCCCTGGTCAAAAATATAGTGAAATAACCTTCCCTATTCTTTCCCCGGACCCTGCTACTAAGAAGGATGTTCGCTTCTTAAAATATCCTATATACGTAGGCGGGAACAGGGGAAGGGGTCAGATTTATCCCGACGGCAGCAAGAGTAACAATACCGTTTATAATGCTACAGCAGCAGGTATAGTAAGCAAAATCATACGAAAAGAAAAGGGTGGATATGAGATAACCATAGCGGATGCGTCGGATGGACGTCAAGTCGTTGATATTATCCCTCCCGGACCAGAACTTCTTGTTTCCGAGGGCGAATCTATCAAATTTGATCAACCATTAACGAGTAATCCTAATGTAGGCGGATTTGGTCAGGGAGATGCAGAAATAGTATTTCAAGATCCATTACGTGCCCAAGGACTTTTGTTCTTCTTGGCATCTGTTATTTTGGCACAAATCTTTTTGGTTCTTAAAAAGAAACAGTTCGAGAAGGTTCAATTGGCCGAAATGAATTTCTAG
- a CDS encoding hypothetical protein (ORF99), whose protein sequence is MIRKMRKMEFLKRKRNPFYHLDEKNIMILKNSPGPSPSNQTKKEGNPVEFLRFHVDDSIHSITTGMNPIRNMNHKRKYLLNRLQEYQLQYLLSKEESFQ, encoded by the coding sequence ATGATCAGAAAAATGAGAAAAATGGAATTTTTGAAAAGAAAAAGAAATCCATTTTATCATTTAGACGAAAAAAATATTATGATTCTTAAGAACTCACCGGGCCCTTCCCCTTCGAATCAAACAAAGAAAGAAGGGAATCCCGTTGAGTTCTTACGCTTTCATGTTGACGACTCAATTCATTCGATTACTACAGGGATGAACCCAATCCGGAATATGAACCATAAAAGAAAATACCTATTAAACCGATTACAAGAATACCAGCTACAGTACCTATTATCCAAAGAGGAATCCTTCCAGTAG
- the psbJ gene encoding photosystem II protein J, protein MADTTGRIPLWIIGTVAGILVIGLIGIFFYGSYSGLGSSL, encoded by the coding sequence ATGGCCGATACTACTGGAAGGATTCCTCTTTGGATAATAGGTACTGTAGCTGGTATTCTTGTAATCGGTTTAATAGGTATTTTCTTTTATGGTTCATATTCCGGATTGGGTTCATCCCTGTAG
- the psbL gene encoding photosystem II protein L (initiation codon is created by RNA editing): MTQSNPNEQNVELNRTSLYWGLLLIFVLAVLFSNYFFN; the protein is encoded by the coding sequence ACGACACAATCAAACCCGAACGAACAAAATGTTGAATTGAATCGTACCAGTCTCTACTGGGGGTTATTACTCATTTTTGTACTTGCTGTTTTATTTTCCAATTATTTCTTCAATTAA
- the psbF gene encoding photosystem II protein VI translates to MTIDRTYPIFTVRWLAVHGLAVPTVFFLGSISAMQFIQR, encoded by the coding sequence ATGACTATAGATCGAACCTATCCAATTTTTACAGTACGATGGTTGGCTGTTCACGGCCTAGCTGTACCTACCGTCTTTTTTTTGGGATCAATATCAGCAATGCAGTTCATCCAACGATAA
- the psbE gene encoding photosystem II protein V has protein sequence MSGSTGERSFADIITSIRYWVIHSITIPSLFIAGWLFVSTGLAYDVFGSPRPNEYFTESRQGIPLITGRFDPLEQLDEFSRSF, from the coding sequence ATGTCTGGAAGCACAGGAGAACGTTCGTTTGCTGATATTATTACCAGTATTCGATACTGGGTCATTCATAGCATTACTATACCTTCCCTATTCATTGCGGGTTGGTTATTTGTCAGCACCGGTTTAGCTTACGATGTGTTTGGAAGCCCTCGGCCAAACGAGTATTTTACAGAGAGCCGACAAGGAATTCCATTAATAACTGGCCGTTTTGATCCTTTGGAACAACTCGATGAATTTAGTAGATCGTTTTAG
- the petL gene encoding cytochrome b6/f complex subunit VI produces MLTITSYFGFLLAALTITSALFIGLSKIRLI; encoded by the coding sequence ATGCTTACTATAACTAGTTATTTCGGTTTTCTATTAGCGGCTTTAACTATAACCTCAGCTCTATTTATTGGTCTGAGCAAGATACGACTTATTTAA
- the petG gene encoding cytochrome b6/f complex subunit V (required for the either the stability or assembly of the cytochrome b6/f complex): MIEVFLFGIVLGLIPITLAGLFVTAYLQYRRGDQLDL; encoded by the coding sequence ATGATTGAAGTTTTTCTATTTGGAATCGTGTTAGGTCTAATTCCTATTACTTTGGCTGGATTATTCGTAACTGCATATTTACAATATAGGCGTGGTGATCAGTTGGACCTTTGA
- the psaJ gene encoding photosystem I subunit IX — protein MRDLKTYLSVAPVLSTLWFGALAGLLIEINRFFPDALTFPFFSF, from the coding sequence ATGCGAGATCTAAAAACATATCTCTCTGTGGCACCAGTACTAAGTACGCTATGGTTCGGGGCTTTAGCAGGTCTATTGATAGAGATTAATCGTTTTTTCCCGGATGCGTTGACATTCCCATTTTTTTCATTCTAG